From Halotia branconii CENA392, the proteins below share one genomic window:
- the argJ gene encoding bifunctional ornithine acetyltransferase/N-acetylglutamate synthase gives MADWQEITGGVTAPRGYQAAGITAGLKPSGLPDLALILSDVEAIAAGVFTTSQVKAACVDYCRQRLQAKHGVRAILCNAGQANAATGEQGVQDAQESAELLARELHISPSSILLASTGVIGQRIKMDALRHGIPQLVAALSETGSDAAAGAIITTDLVPKSIALETTISDRPVRIGGIAKGSGMIHPNMATMLAFVTCDAVVSTTLWQQMLARAADRSFNSITVDGDTSTNDSLIALANGQSRTPAITEMGAEAEKLEAMLTAVCQHLAKAIARDGEGATCLIEVQVTGSHDELSARQIAKTIAGSSLVKSAIFGRDPNWGRIAAAAGRAGVHFDQENLQIKLGDFLMLENGQPLTFDRAAASAYLKQIAAESSLPKDFIATNNSNDLSVDRSIIQSQRIDNPVIIAVSVGNGSGSSKAWGCDLSYDYVKINAEYTT, from the coding sequence ATGGCAGACTGGCAAGAAATTACTGGAGGTGTCACAGCTCCAAGGGGATATCAGGCAGCTGGAATAACCGCAGGACTAAAACCTTCAGGATTGCCTGATTTAGCCTTAATATTGTCGGATGTTGAGGCGATCGCAGCTGGTGTATTCACTACTAGCCAAGTCAAAGCCGCCTGTGTAGATTATTGCCGCCAACGCTTGCAAGCTAAACATGGCGTTCGGGCAATTCTTTGTAATGCTGGACAAGCAAACGCTGCCACTGGTGAGCAAGGTGTACAAGATGCTCAAGAAAGTGCTGAGTTATTGGCTCGTGAATTGCATATTTCACCATCATCAATTTTACTCGCTTCTACAGGCGTGATTGGTCAACGGATTAAAATGGATGCTCTGCGTCATGGCATTCCTCAGTTAGTAGCTGCGCTTTCTGAAACAGGTTCAGATGCCGCTGCCGGGGCAATTATAACTACAGACTTAGTACCGAAATCTATTGCCCTAGAAACAACCATAAGCGATCGCCCAGTTAGAATTGGTGGCATTGCCAAAGGTTCGGGGATGATTCATCCTAATATGGCAACCATGTTGGCATTTGTTACCTGTGATGCAGTTGTTTCAACAACTTTGTGGCAACAAATGTTAGCTAGGGCAGCTGATAGAAGTTTCAATTCTATTACTGTTGATGGTGATACCAGTACCAATGACAGCTTAATCGCCCTTGCCAATGGTCAATCTCGTACTCCAGCAATTACTGAAATGGGAGCAGAAGCCGAAAAATTAGAGGCGATGTTAACAGCAGTTTGTCAACATTTAGCAAAAGCGATCGCCCGTGACGGTGAGGGTGCAACCTGCCTGATAGAAGTACAAGTGACAGGGAGTCATGATGAACTCTCAGCCCGTCAAATAGCCAAAACCATTGCTGGCTCATCCTTAGTTAAGTCTGCAATCTTTGGACGTGACCCCAACTGGGGACGTATCGCCGCTGCCGCCGGACGTGCAGGTGTGCATTTTGATCAAGAAAACCTGCAAATTAAGTTAGGCGATTTTTTGATGTTAGAAAATGGTCAACCTTTAACCTTTGATCGTGCAGCAGCAAGTGCTTATTTGAAACAAATTGCAGCTGAGTCTTCCTTACCCAAAGATTTTATAGCTACAAATAATAGTAATGATTTGTCTGTAGACAGAAGCATTATACAGTCTCAACGGATTGATAATCCTGTAATCATTGCAGTTAGTGTTGGCAATGGCTCTGGTTCTAGTAAAGCTTGGGGCTGTGACTTGAGTTATGATTATGTGAAAATTAATGCGGAATATACTACTTGA
- a CDS encoding DUF3769 domain-containing protein, which translates to MLHSVPPPALLPVTEPVQTANSISFASNLQFPSVVGTESSTSENLTKAHTQKETPQIPSVRLLTTTEATRNNSVAPNSLETLPPEFPPVNVSRSAANLGQPQVVGYPQASNSDDGSNSNLPIVPSLTNSRNSLPTKTPVLAEKLAPTAQQASGKINISVSTADYSPSSQPVRNTIQFKSRSPINTSATPSTIEFNSTQQTAPAPAPTPPARMRVVEVTSDQQVYDEQRRIVTAQGNVIVRFDGAVIDADRLQVNLDNLIAVGEGNVALTRGDQVLRGQRFTYNFVQDSGELENGRGEINIPSAQTDFAFSPNDVTAGSVPQRPPSDRIRANQPTTGVSSPGGVDFVLGGRPDARNLASPKAGGVVKRVRFEAARIEFYPRGWQARDVRLTNDPFSPPELELRADKVTLTREAPLVDRIKTERQRLVFDQGITIPIPVDQQIIDRREREVTPALVSPGFDGDKRGGLFVERGFTPVDTEQTRWTITPQFFVQKAVQEGTSDISSLFGVKTKLSAVLSPRASLRGSGELTSLNLNKLDENLRASLRLRQQLGDINPHILNLEYSYRDRLYNGTLGFQTVQSSLGGVIISPVIPLGNSGVNLSYQAGAQYINANTDRQDLLEVNRENNRISLGRLQASADLSTGVLLWQGKPLPPTPTEGLKYTANPVVPYLQAVAGVTATSSYYTNGDNQTTLTGRVGLVGQVGHFSRPFLDYTAFNVIYSQGVNNGLSPFLFDRSVDNRVLSAGISQQIYGPLRLGFQTSVNLDTGEESSTDYILEYSRRTYGLTLRYNPVLELGGISIRISDFNWAGGTDPFSDVKPVVGGVRQDY; encoded by the coding sequence ATGCTGCATTCAGTTCCACCGCCCGCACTGCTTCCCGTTACCGAACCTGTACAAACTGCAAATTCTATCTCATTTGCTAGTAATCTTCAGTTTCCTTCTGTCGTAGGAACTGAAAGTAGTACTTCAGAAAATTTAACAAAAGCCCATACACAAAAGGAAACGCCACAAATACCAAGTGTGCGGCTACTAACTACCACTGAAGCTACTAGAAATAACTCAGTAGCACCTAACTCTCTAGAAACCCTCCCTCCAGAATTTCCTCCTGTCAACGTCTCTAGGAGTGCTGCCAATTTGGGGCAACCCCAGGTAGTGGGCTATCCCCAAGCCTCTAATTCTGATGACGGCAGTAATTCAAATTTACCTATTGTTCCCAGCCTCACAAACAGTAGAAACTCATTACCAACCAAAACGCCAGTCTTAGCTGAAAAATTAGCTCCAACAGCACAACAGGCTTCCGGAAAAATCAATATTTCTGTATCTACTGCTGATTATTCACCAAGTTCTCAACCAGTAAGAAATACTATACAATTTAAGTCTCGCAGCCCGATAAACACATCTGCAACGCCTTCTACTATAGAGTTTAACTCAACTCAACAAACTGCACCCGCACCTGCCCCTACGCCTCCAGCCAGAATGAGAGTTGTAGAAGTCACATCAGATCAGCAGGTATATGACGAACAACGGCGAATTGTCACAGCACAAGGTAATGTGATAGTGCGCTTTGATGGGGCAGTCATAGATGCCGATCGCTTGCAAGTAAATTTAGACAATTTAATTGCCGTTGGGGAAGGTAACGTAGCCTTGACAAGGGGCGATCAGGTATTACGAGGACAACGTTTTACCTATAACTTTGTCCAAGACAGTGGAGAATTAGAAAATGGTAGGGGAGAGATTAATATCCCCTCAGCCCAAACAGACTTTGCTTTCTCACCTAATGATGTCACAGCAGGTAGTGTACCCCAGCGTCCTCCAAGCGATCGCATTCGGGCTAATCAGCCTACTACTGGTGTCAGTAGTCCGGGAGGAGTTGATTTTGTGTTAGGTGGTAGGCCAGATGCGAGAAACCTTGCATCACCCAAAGCAGGGGGTGTAGTCAAGCGAGTACGGTTTGAGGCTGCACGAATTGAATTTTACCCGCGCGGCTGGCAAGCTAGGGATGTGCGGCTGACTAATGACCCGTTTTCGCCGCCAGAACTAGAACTGCGAGCAGATAAAGTAACTCTGACGCGGGAAGCACCGTTAGTAGACCGCATCAAGACAGAGCGCCAGCGTTTAGTATTTGATCAGGGGATCACTATCCCGATTCCAGTAGATCAGCAGATTATTGACCGTCGCGAAAGAGAAGTTACACCTGCGCTCGTCTCCCCTGGTTTTGACGGAGATAAACGGGGTGGTTTGTTTGTAGAACGCGGCTTTACACCAGTAGATACAGAACAAACCCGCTGGACAATTACACCCCAGTTTTTTGTGCAGAAAGCTGTGCAAGAAGGCACAAGTGATATATCCTCGCTATTTGGTGTCAAAACAAAACTAAGTGCTGTTTTGAGTCCACGAGCTTCACTCCGAGGTTCTGGGGAATTGACCAGTTTAAATTTAAATAAATTAGATGAAAATTTACGGGCAAGTTTGCGATTGCGCCAACAACTAGGCGATATCAATCCCCACATCTTGAATTTAGAATACAGCTACCGCGATCGCCTTTATAACGGTACTCTCGGTTTTCAAACTGTCCAGAGTAGTCTGGGTGGTGTAATTATCTCTCCAGTCATTCCTTTAGGTAATAGTGGTGTTAACCTCAGCTATCAAGCAGGCGCTCAATATATCAACGCCAACACCGACCGCCAAGACTTGCTAGAAGTCAACCGGGAAAACAATCGCATCTCCCTAGGTCGCTTACAAGCCAGCGCTGACCTCAGTACTGGTGTATTGTTGTGGCAGGGTAAACCACTACCACCTACACCGACTGAGGGATTAAAATACACAGCTAATCCTGTAGTTCCTTACTTGCAAGCTGTAGCTGGTGTTACAGCCACTAGTAGTTATTACACTAATGGAGACAACCAAACCACTCTAACTGGTAGAGTTGGCTTGGTAGGACAGGTGGGTCATTTTTCTCGCCCCTTTTTAGACTACACGGCTTTTAATGTTATTTATTCCCAAGGCGTAAACAATGGCTTATCGCCCTTTTTGTTTGATCGTTCTGTAGATAATCGAGTTTTAAGTGCTGGAATTTCCCAACAAATTTACGGGCCATTACGCTTAGGCTTTCAAACATCAGTTAACTTGGATACAGGTGAAGAAAGTAGTACCGACTACATTTTAGAATACAGCCGCCGCACTTATGGTCTTACCTTGCGTTACAATCCGGTGTTGGAATTAGGCGGTATCAGCATCCGGATTAGTGACTTTAACTGGGCTGGCGGTACTGATCCATTTTCTGATGTTAAACCAGTTGTAGGTGGTGTGCGACAGGATTATTAA
- a CDS encoding DUF1517 domain-containing protein — MRKKLQQTIKPLLKTFFVLSLVLGLVLSHADGAFARGSGGRIGGGSFRAPSSRTYTPRTYAPRGGGGYYPGGGFGFPFLIPFWGIGGGFGGLFSILIFLAIANFLVQTFRRVGSGEGEVGYSSNPSVSVTRLQVGLLAQARDLQTELNQIAETADTNSPQGRAEVLQEASLALLRHPEYWVYAGGGTQQAKLNSAESQFNRLSLAERSKFSEETLSNVNNQLKAALKKDALPSAGEIDNPTSLIAEGPGEYLIVTLLAATLGKFEIPTINSADDLRQALRQIGGMSSEQLLAIEVLWTPQAEGDTLTSDDVLAEYPDLKLV, encoded by the coding sequence ATGCGTAAAAAACTACAACAAACAATCAAACCGCTGTTAAAAACTTTCTTTGTTCTAAGTCTAGTTTTAGGCTTAGTGCTGAGTCATGCCGATGGAGCATTTGCCCGTGGTAGTGGTGGTAGAATCGGCGGCGGTTCCTTTAGAGCGCCTTCTAGCCGTACCTATACACCGCGTACTTATGCGCCTCGTGGTGGTGGAGGATACTATCCTGGCGGTGGTTTTGGCTTTCCTTTTTTAATTCCCTTCTGGGGTATTGGAGGAGGCTTTGGTGGTCTGTTCAGTATCTTAATTTTCTTGGCGATCGCTAACTTTTTAGTACAAACCTTCCGCCGTGTCGGCAGTGGCGAAGGAGAAGTAGGCTATAGCAGCAATCCTTCTGTTTCTGTGACTCGTTTGCAAGTTGGTTTATTAGCTCAAGCTCGTGATTTGCAAACTGAACTTAACCAAATTGCTGAAACTGCCGATACCAATTCTCCACAAGGCAGAGCAGAAGTTTTGCAAGAAGCTAGCCTAGCTTTGCTGCGCCATCCAGAATACTGGGTATATGCAGGTGGTGGTACACAACAAGCGAAGTTAAATTCAGCAGAATCTCAATTTAACCGTCTTTCATTGGCAGAACGGAGCAAATTTAGCGAAGAAACTCTTTCTAATGTCAATAATCAGCTCAAAGCGGCTCTAAAAAAAGATGCTTTACCGAGCGCTGGTGAAATCGATAATCCAACTAGTTTAATTGCCGAAGGTCCTGGAGAGTATCTAATTGTTACTTTATTAGCAGCTACACTAGGCAAATTTGAAATACCAACAATCAACAGTGCTGATGACTTACGTCAAGCCTTGCGACAAATAGGTGGTATGTCCAGTGAGCAACTTCTGGCCATAGAAGTTCTTTGGACTCCTCAAGCTGAAGGTGATACCTTAACATCTGACGATGTTTTGGCTGAGTATCCTGATTTGAAATTGGTTTAA
- a CDS encoding protein kinase domain-containing protein: MTCCLNSACHNPPNPDGTMFCSNCGTGLVVLRNHYRPIKSLGGGGFGKTYLAEDIDKLNEHCVIKQFAPQVQGTASLNKATELFEQEAKRLQQLGEHSQIPTLLAYFEEDTRLYLVQQFINGQNLLDELKKQGLFNEQKTRELLLDLLYILKTVHQHKVIHRDIKPENIIRRSDGKLVLIDFGASKQLTMTVMPRPGTKIASFGYAPLEQMQDGEAYPASDLYSVGATCFHLLSGIHPYPLFLQQGYTWVANWRQHLPQPVSQELGEMLDKLLQKEYQQRYQSTEEVLQDLNPPPPSIPPTQSGIPAQALPPVIVPSQPPIPTPVAPTKLPVKLTLKLKARQQRLLAGVAITLGGLVLTQFVGYVRYGLFPTNPVSLIANKDSDVFLKRTLTGHSYWVGSVAISPNGKTLVSGSGDGTIKLWNLATGEQIRTLIRHSSPVKTFTISPDGKTLASNGVIDILGKRDNDKTIKLWNLETGKQIRTFIGHSDSVNSVTFSPDGKTLASGSGSFSFTLNNANNSNDKTIKLWNLETGKQIRTFIGHSSWINSVAISPDGKTLVSGSSDETIKLWNLETGEQIRTFTGHSESVNSVAISPDGKTLVSGSSDETIKLWNLETGEQIRTFTGHSESVNSVAISPDSKTLVSGSSDETIKLWNLETGEQIRTFTGHSDPVNSVAISPDGKTLVSGSSDETIKIWRLE; this comes from the coding sequence ATGACCTGCTGCCTGAACTCAGCTTGCCACAATCCGCCCAACCCTGATGGCACAATGTTTTGCTCTAACTGTGGTACAGGGTTAGTCGTGTTGAGAAACCACTATCGCCCGATTAAATCATTAGGTGGTGGGGGATTTGGTAAAACTTATTTGGCAGAAGATATAGACAAACTAAATGAGCATTGTGTCATCAAGCAATTTGCACCGCAAGTACAAGGAACAGCATCACTCAACAAAGCCACAGAATTATTTGAGCAAGAAGCAAAGCGACTGCAACAACTAGGAGAACATTCACAAATTCCGACATTGTTGGCGTACTTTGAAGAAGATACTCGCCTGTATTTGGTACAGCAATTTATCAACGGGCAAAATTTATTAGATGAATTAAAAAAGCAGGGACTTTTTAACGAGCAAAAAACCAGAGAATTATTGCTCGATTTGTTATATATTCTCAAAACAGTTCATCAACACAAAGTCATTCACCGCGATATCAAGCCAGAGAATATCATTCGTCGCAGTGATGGCAAGTTGGTGCTAATTGACTTTGGTGCATCTAAGCAACTGACAATGACGGTAATGCCTCGTCCAGGAACAAAAATTGCTTCCTTTGGTTATGCACCGTTGGAACAGATGCAGGATGGTGAAGCTTACCCAGCCAGTGATTTATATAGTGTGGGTGCAACTTGCTTTCACCTGTTGAGTGGAATTCACCCTTATCCACTTTTCCTACAGCAAGGTTACACTTGGGTTGCTAATTGGAGACAGCATTTACCACAACCAGTCAGTCAAGAATTGGGGGAAATGCTGGATAAATTGCTACAAAAAGAATACCAGCAGCGTTATCAGTCAACTGAGGAAGTCTTACAAGATTTAAATCCCCCACCACCTTCAATACCCCCAACTCAATCAGGGATTCCAGCGCAAGCTTTACCACCTGTTATAGTACCTTCTCAACCTCCGATACCAACGCCAGTAGCACCGACAAAGTTACCAGTAAAACTCACGTTAAAACTAAAAGCACGGCAACAAAGATTACTTGCGGGTGTGGCTATTACTCTGGGGGGATTAGTGTTAACCCAGTTCGTTGGCTATGTTCGCTATGGCTTATTTCCAACTAATCCCGTATCTCTAATTGCTAACAAAGATAGCGATGTTTTCTTAAAAAGAACTCTAACAGGGCATTCTTACTGGGTTGGTTCCGTCGCTATAAGCCCTAATGGTAAAACCCTTGTCAGTGGTAGTGGTGACGGAACCATCAAACTATGGAATTTGGCAACAGGAGAGCAAATCCGCACTTTAATAAGGCATTCCAGCCCAGTTAAGACCTTTACCATCAGCCCAGATGGTAAAACCCTTGCTAGTAATGGTGTAATTGATATTCTTGGTAAACGTGATAATGACAAGACCATCAAACTATGGAATCTGGAAACAGGAAAGCAAATCCGCACTTTCATAGGGCATTCTGACTCGGTTAATTCCGTCACCTTTAGCCCAGATGGCAAAACCCTTGCTAGTGGTAGTGGTAGTTTCTCCTTTACTCTTAATAATGCTAATAATAGCAATGACAAGACCATCAAACTATGGAATCTGGAAACAGGAAAGCAAATCCGCACTTTCATAGGGCATTCCTCCTGGATTAATTCCGTCGCCATCAGCCCAGATGGCAAAACCCTTGTCAGTGGTAGTAGTGACGAAACCATCAAACTGTGGAATTTAGAAACAGGAGAGCAAATCCGCACTTTCACAGGACATTCTGAATCGGTTAATTCCGTCGCCATTAGCCCAGATGGCAAAACCCTTGTCAGTGGTAGTAGTGACGAAACCATCAAACTGTGGAATTTAGAAACAGGAGAGCAAATCCGCACTTTCACAGGACATTCTGAATCGGTTAATTCCGTCGCCATTAGCCCAGATAGCAAAACCCTTGTCAGTGGTAGTAGTGACGAAACCATTAAACTGTGGAATTTAGAAACAGGAGAGCAAATCCGCACCTTCACAGGGCATTCTGATCCGGTTAATTCCGTCGCCATCAGTCCAGATGGCAAAACCCTTGTTAGTGGTAGTAGTGACGAAACCATCAAAATTTGGCGGCTAGAGTAG
- a CDS encoding MotA/TolQ/ExbB proton channel family protein, which yields MGINNMFTAGGVVMWPLLGFSVLAVALIIERIRFWVRINSRQSRVIREVLNLYRLENVVGAIDKLRQNADLPLARIFLAALELEEPNPEEFRLALESEAQAEIPLLKRFQNIFETIIGLAPLLGLLGTVLGLIASFASLDIGDVGGTKTAAVTAGISEALVSTASGLVVAIFTLLFANSFRGLYVRQMALIQEYGGQLELLYRRRYERGEKSYASTR from the coding sequence ATGGGAATCAACAATATGTTTACAGCTGGCGGCGTGGTGATGTGGCCGTTACTGGGGTTTTCTGTACTAGCGGTGGCCTTGATTATTGAGCGTATTAGATTTTGGGTCAGAATCAATAGCCGTCAAAGCCGTGTCATCAGAGAGGTTTTGAATCTCTATCGCCTAGAAAATGTAGTTGGTGCAATCGATAAACTGCGACAAAATGCAGATTTACCTCTTGCACGGATTTTTTTAGCAGCCTTGGAATTAGAAGAACCAAATCCCGAAGAGTTTCGTTTAGCCTTGGAAAGTGAAGCACAAGCTGAAATACCTTTACTCAAACGCTTTCAAAATATCTTTGAAACAATTATTGGTCTAGCTCCATTATTGGGTTTGTTGGGTACAGTGTTAGGTTTGATTGCTTCTTTTGCATCCTTGGATATCGGTGATGTGGGAGGAACAAAAACAGCAGCTGTAACTGCTGGGATTAGTGAAGCTTTGGTATCCACAGCATCAGGATTAGTAGTTGCTATATTTACACTTTTATTTGCTAATTCCTTTCGGGGATTGTATGTACGCCAAATGGCGCTGATTCAGGAGTATGGAGGACAACTAGAGTTACTTTACCGCCGTCGCTACGAACGAGGAGAGAAAAGTTATGCGTCTACCAGATGA
- a CDS encoding DUF6888 family protein, whose product MVLSRLPLQVVICWPRFCNPLKLNIIYATIEENTIYTNAQQAITCLIVCQMLSNYYCDIRLFRFDDKTGDIYILASEDIQIIVPSHEPWRFVDETEL is encoded by the coding sequence ATGGTTTTGTCACGACTACCACTGCAAGTTGTCATTTGTTGGCCGAGATTTTGTAACCCTTTAAAGCTTAATATTATTTATGCCACAATTGAGGAAAATACTATATATACCAATGCACAGCAAGCTATAACTTGTTTAATAGTTTGTCAAATGTTGTCTAACTACTATTGTGATATCCGGTTGTTTAGATTCGATGACAAAACTGGAGATATCTATATTTTGGCAAGTGAGGACATACAAATTATCGTACCCTCTCATGAACCTTGGAGGTTTGTAGATGAAACCGAACTTTGA
- the cobU gene encoding bifunctional adenosylcobinamide kinase/adenosylcobinamide-phosphate guanylyltransferase, whose product MGEVILVTGPARSGKSEWAELLAMQSGKMVVYVATALEDPADEEWHQRIHKHQQRRPEDWVTLAVPIELSATLADAKPNTCLLVDSLGTWVANLLEQDEVDWENTLSEFLETVQLVAADMLFVAEETGWGIIPAYPLGRKFRDRLGCLVRQLGTICEVVYLVTGGHVLNLSVLGSPLPAPKS is encoded by the coding sequence GTGGGTGAAGTTATCTTAGTTACAGGTCCAGCCAGATCTGGTAAAAGTGAATGGGCAGAATTGCTGGCAATGCAATCAGGAAAAATGGTTGTTTATGTAGCAACGGCTCTCGAAGACCCAGCGGACGAAGAGTGGCATCAACGCATTCACAAACATCAACAACGCCGTCCCGAAGACTGGGTAACACTTGCTGTTCCAATAGAACTTTCTGCCACTCTTGCTGATGCCAAGCCAAATACTTGCCTTTTAGTTGATTCTTTGGGAACTTGGGTAGCTAACCTTTTGGAACAAGATGAGGTGGACTGGGAAAATACGCTATCAGAATTTTTAGAAACAGTACAACTAGTTGCTGCTGATATGCTATTCGTAGCAGAAGAAACAGGCTGGGGCATAATACCAGCTTATCCTTTAGGTAGGAAATTCCGCGATCGCCTGGGTTGTTTAGTGCGTCAGTTAGGCACAATTTGCGAGGTTGTCTATTTAGTCACAGGTGGACATGTTCTCAATCTCAGTGTCCTTGGTTCACCTTTGCCAGCACCAAAATCTTAA
- a CDS encoding DNA-directed RNA polymerase subunit omega — translation MLKRSKFETTQSQIMHRAEDLIGAASNRYRITVQVANRAKRRRYEDFDNPAEDVMMKPVLRAIIEMSDELTQPEIIGEL, via the coding sequence ATGCTAAAGCGTTCTAAGTTCGAGACCACTCAGTCTCAAATTATGCATCGTGCCGAAGATTTGATTGGTGCAGCCTCAAATCGTTATCGCATCACAGTTCAGGTGGCAAATCGTGCCAAACGTCGGCGTTACGAAGACTTTGATAATCCTGCGGAAGATGTAATGATGAAGCCAGTACTGAGGGCAATTATCGAAATGTCTGATGAACTAACTCAACCCGAAATTATTGGCGAATTATAA
- a CDS encoding Uma2 family endonuclease: protein MSPLVLEKPSTSNTSYVLLYNVSWEQLEQLDVALTGTSARLTYLDGILEIMSPLSDDHEDNKKTLAMLLEVYMRAKNIRFYGRGSATIGKQEDKTRREPDESYNLGTKKSIPDLIVEITVTSGGINKLQIYQRLRVPEVWFCEDGLLSVYCLQVDSYIKVPKSTLLPDLDLDLLAKYALRADQYDAVTEYSEIITKE from the coding sequence ATGTCTCCCCTTGTCTTGGAAAAACCTTCGACCTCTAATACTTCTTACGTTCTTCTATACAATGTCAGTTGGGAACAGTTAGAACAGCTTGATGTCGCCCTTACAGGAACAAGCGCACGACTAACTTATTTAGATGGGATTCTTGAAATTATGTCCCCACTTTCTGACGACCATGAGGATAACAAAAAAACTCTGGCGATGTTGCTGGAAGTTTATATGCGGGCAAAGAATATCCGCTTTTATGGACGGGGAAGTGCAACTATAGGTAAACAAGAAGACAAAACTCGGCGAGAACCAGATGAGTCTTATAATTTAGGCACAAAAAAATCTATTCCTGATTTAATTGTGGAAATAACTGTCACGAGTGGTGGAATTAATAAGCTACAAATTTATCAACGTTTGCGAGTACCTGAAGTTTGGTTTTGCGAAGATGGTTTATTATCAGTTTATTGTCTGCAAGTTGATAGCTATATAAAAGTTCCTAAAAGTACTTTATTGCCTGATTTGGATTTGGATTTGTTAGCAAAATATGCACTAAGGGCTGACCAATATGATGCTGTGACTGAATATAGTGAGATAATCACTAAGGAATAG
- a CDS encoding DUF6887 family protein: protein MKPNFEEMNVPELRKYVLEHRDDLEAMRVLFHHPSLKWKIMPPLATVDGIQVEENIRTVEEAIKQRIDAGNSDDK from the coding sequence ATGAAACCGAACTTTGAAGAGATGAATGTACCTGAGTTGAGAAAATATGTATTAGAACACCGCGATGATCTAGAAGCTATGCGTGTGCTGTTTCATCATCCTAGTTTGAAATGGAAAATTATGCCTCCGCTTGCTACAGTAGATGGAATACAAGTAGAGGAAAATATTCGCACAGTTGAGGAAGCGATTAAACAGAGAATTGACGCGGGAAATAGCGACGATAAATAA